One segment of Cerasicoccus sp. TK19100 DNA contains the following:
- the truB gene encoding tRNA pseudouridine(55) synthase TruB, with protein MSQSTNEFEGVLLIDKPVGCTSHDVVDRVRRKLKMKKVGHAGTLDPNATGLLIILVGKATKVSQYLMSLDKEYTGVMKLGEITNTYDCEGEVMETRDVPELSSEQVNDVFGEFLGDQYQTPPMFSAKKIDGVPLYKLARKGKEVEREPRFIRISHLDVTEIALPEITFDVACSKGTYIRTLAHDIGEKLGCGAHLKELRRTLSGSFTIAQCTALEKFEELTAVEIRRRLIPVYQAVPSHVL; from the coding sequence ATGTCCCAAAGCACAAACGAATTTGAAGGCGTATTGCTGATTGATAAACCCGTCGGTTGCACCTCGCACGACGTGGTGGATCGCGTACGCCGTAAACTGAAAATGAAGAAGGTGGGCCACGCCGGAACGCTCGATCCGAATGCGACTGGCTTGCTCATTATTTTGGTCGGTAAGGCGACGAAGGTTTCCCAATACCTGATGTCTCTCGACAAGGAATACACCGGCGTCATGAAGCTGGGCGAGATCACCAACACCTACGATTGCGAAGGCGAAGTGATGGAAACTCGCGACGTGCCCGAGCTCAGCTCGGAACAGGTCAATGACGTGTTCGGGGAATTCCTGGGCGATCAATACCAGACCCCGCCGATGTTTTCCGCGAAAAAGATCGACGGTGTGCCGCTCTACAAGCTCGCGCGTAAGGGCAAGGAAGTGGAGCGCGAGCCGCGCTTTATCCGCATTTCCCACCTGGACGTGACGGAGATTGCATTGCCGGAAATCACGTTCGACGTGGCTTGTAGCAAGGGCACCTACATCCGCACGCTCGCGCATGACATCGGCGAGAAGCTAGGTTGTGGCGCGCACCTGAAGGAGCTCCGCCGCACACTGAGTGGCAGCTTCACGATTGCTCAGTGCACCGCGCTGGAGAAGTTCGAAGAGCTGACCGCTGTCGAAATTCGCCGCCGATTGATCCCCGTTTACCAAGCCGTGCCAAGTCACGTGCTGTAA